One part of the Mycobacterium marinum genome encodes these proteins:
- a CDS encoding NUDIX domain-containing protein: MRTDYYDDPDAPRPNSVVPSASAIVTDELGRILLIKRRDNELWALPGGGHDIGETIEQTAIREVKEETGLDVEIVSLSGIYTNPAHMVAFSDGEVRQQFSLCFTTRQTGGTLAIDHESTDIAWTSRDDIATLNMHPSMRLRINHYLEARTTPYLG, encoded by the coding sequence ATGCGTACCGACTACTACGACGACCCCGACGCTCCTAGACCTAACAGCGTCGTTCCGTCCGCATCAGCCATCGTCACCGATGAACTCGGCCGCATTCTGCTGATCAAGCGGCGAGACAACGAACTTTGGGCACTACCTGGCGGCGGGCACGATATCGGGGAGACCATCGAACAGACGGCCATACGCGAGGTCAAAGAAGAAACCGGCCTCGACGTCGAGATCGTGTCACTCAGCGGTATCTACACCAATCCTGCGCATATGGTCGCTTTCTCCGACGGTGAAGTCCGCCAGCAGTTTTCGCTTTGCTTTACGACGCGGCAGACAGGTGGAACCTTGGCCATTGACCACGAGAGCACCGATATTGCGTGGACGAGCCGCGACGACATCGCGACGCTCAATATGCACCCATCGATGAGGCTTCGGATCAACCACTACCTCGAAGCCCGAACGACTCCCTACCTTGGATGA
- a CDS encoding HD domain-containing protein codes for MSSPQRTRARVAAESRLRVLPARLTHVRGVAATADGLRGHFDAASGDCLVAAAWLHDIGYAPSVRSTGFHPVDGAAFARREGFDELVVSLVAFHSGAPAEARERGINGISAFSAPPQQLLDALTFCDLTTGPDGSAVSPSDRLPEVLQRYGPDDPVHRAVDSTHRDLLAAVDRVRAWVS; via the coding sequence ATGAGTTCGCCGCAGCGGACGCGGGCGCGGGTCGCCGCGGAATCACGACTTAGGGTCCTGCCGGCTCGGCTCACACATGTGCGTGGGGTCGCAGCGACTGCCGACGGGCTCCGCGGGCATTTCGACGCAGCCAGTGGGGATTGCCTGGTGGCGGCAGCATGGTTGCACGACATCGGCTATGCGCCGTCGGTGCGGTCCACAGGCTTTCACCCGGTCGACGGCGCCGCGTTTGCGCGCCGGGAAGGCTTCGACGAGCTGGTGGTCTCCTTGGTCGCCTTCCACTCGGGCGCGCCAGCCGAAGCACGCGAACGTGGGATTAACGGCATATCAGCGTTCTCCGCGCCACCGCAACAGCTACTGGATGCGTTGACCTTCTGCGATCTGACGACCGGTCCCGACGGGTCGGCAGTGTCGCCGAGCGACCGGTTGCCCGAGGTACTGCAGCGCTACGGACCGGATGACCCAGTCCATCGGGCGGTCGATTCCACGCACAGGGACCTCCTGGCGGCTGTCGACCGGGTCCGAGCCTGGGTCTCGTGA